From one Solanum lycopersicum chromosome 12, SLM_r2.1 genomic stretch:
- the LOC101257838 gene encoding transmembrane emp24 domain-containing protein p24beta2-like, translating to MRIRLWGNMSSVTILLIFLHFLQGIYGIRFVIDKEECLSHNVHLEGDTIHVSFVVIKADTPWHSSNEGGVDLMIKGPSGELIHGFRDKTSEKYEFVAYKKGIYQFCFTNKSPYHETLDFDVQVVHYAYYDQHAKNEHFDPLLDHISKLEAALYNIQFEQHWLEAQTARQASLNEGMSQRAITKALLESVTLIGVCFLQVFLLQRLFENKLQKVRV from the exons ATGAGAATTAGGTTATGGGGAAATATGTCAAGTGTGACGatactattaatatttttacattttttacaaGGAATTTATGGGATTAGATTTGTAATTGACAAAGAAGAATGTTTGTCTCATAATGTTCATCTTGAAGGTGATACAATTCATGTATCTTTTGTTGTCATTAAAGCTGATACTCCTTGGCATTCTTCTAATGAAGGTGGTGTTGATCTTATG ATAAAAGGGCCATCAGGTGAGCTAATTCATGGCTTCCGCGATAAGACTAGTGAGAAATACGAGTTTGTTGCTTACAAGAAGGGTATTTACCAGTTCTGTTTCACGAACAAGTCTCCGTATCATGAAACCTTAGATTTCGATGTGCAAGTTGTACATTACGCATACTATGATCAGCACGCGAAGAATG AGCACTTTGATCCATTGCTGGACCATATATCAAAGTTAGAAGCAGCTCTTTACAACATACAGTTTGAACAACATTGGCTCGAAGCACAGACTGCTCGTCAGGCATCAC TGAATGAAGGTATGAGCCAAAGAGCAATCACAAAGGCACTACTTGAATCAGTAACTCTTATTGGTGTTTGCTTCCTTCAAGTCTTCCTCCTACAACGTCTTTTCGAAAATAAACTTCAGAAGGTTAGAGTCTAG